A genomic stretch from Candidatus Poribacteria bacterium includes:
- the cobI gene encoding precorrin-2 C(20)-methyltransferase, which produces MKRIGRLYGVGLGPGDPELVSLKAARVLSEVPVIFVPKGGRESRALSIVKGVVGEEKEIVELSFPMLEEDEGRWEEAASAIWGRLSRGEDCAFAVEGDPLLYSTFVPLIAFFQRRFPQVKIKVISGITSLSAAAASIPLPLARKEERLAILPAIYEKDDLEEILKKFDTVAFFKVHRSLERILNLLERIGFSGSCFLVEEATTKEEKVIGDIEEMKKARPGYFSLLLVKRSK; this is translated from the coding sequence ATGAAGAGAATCGGGCGGCTTTACGGGGTGGGGCTCGGGCCGGGGGATCCCGAGCTTGTGAGCTTGAAAGCAGCTCGGGTCCTCTCCGAGGTTCCCGTTATCTTCGTCCCGAAGGGAGGACGGGAGAGCCGGGCCCTCTCAATCGTAAAAGGGGTAGTGGGCGAGGAGAAGGAGATCGTGGAGCTTTCCTTCCCTATGCTCGAGGAGGATGAGGGGAGGTGGGAGGAGGCGGCAAGCGCCATCTGGGGGAGGCTCTCTCGTGGCGAGGATTGCGCTTTCGCCGTCGAAGGTGACCCTCTCCTTTACAGCACCTTTGTGCCTCTAATTGCTTTCTTCCAGCGCCGCTTTCCTCAGGTGAAGATAAAGGTAATTTCGGGAATAACCTCCCTGAGCGCGGCCGCCGCGAGCATCCCCCTTCCGCTTGCAAGGAAGGAGGAGAGGCTCGCCATCCTGCCGGCAATCTACGAGAAGGATGACCTGGAGGAGATCCTGAAGAAGTTCGACACGGTGGCCTTCTTCAAAGTCCACCGCTCCCTGGAGCGGATATTGAACCTACTGGAGAGGATAGGTTTCTCAGGAAGCTGCTTCCTGGTGGAGGAGGCGACGACGAAGGAGGAGAAGGTGATAGGGGATATAGAGGAGATGAAGAAGGCGAGGCCGGGTTATTTTTCCCTTCTTCTGGTGAAGAGGTCAAAATGA